One Cellulomonas sp. Y8 DNA segment encodes these proteins:
- a CDS encoding MazG nucleotide pyrophosphohydrolase domain-containing protein, whose protein sequence is MVFHARIAQEDPAGPFDVDDVAADLVAKLVRRHPHVFGTAEVADADGVNRQWDAIKREEKQRESVLDGVPLAMGALARAQKVASRAERSGLAAVAPAPTPGAPGVPGDLGARLLALVQEARAAGPDAEGELRRATAVWERDLRAAEQG, encoded by the coding sequence GTGGTGTTCCACGCCCGGATCGCCCAGGAGGACCCCGCCGGGCCGTTCGACGTCGACGACGTCGCGGCCGACCTGGTCGCCAAGCTCGTGCGGCGGCACCCGCACGTCTTCGGCACCGCCGAGGTCGCGGACGCCGACGGCGTGAACCGGCAGTGGGACGCGATCAAGCGCGAGGAGAAGCAGCGGGAGTCCGTGCTCGACGGCGTGCCGCTCGCGATGGGCGCGCTGGCGCGGGCGCAGAAGGTGGCGTCGCGGGCCGAGCGGTCCGGGCTGGCCGCGGTCGCGCCGGCGCCGACCCCCGGCGCCCCCGGGGTGCCCGGCGACCTCGGCGCGCGGCTGCTCGCCCTGGTGCAGGAGGCCCGCGCGGCCGGCCCCGACGCGGAGGGCGAGCTCCGCCGCGCGACGGCCGTGTGGGAGCGGGACCTGCGGGCGGCCGAGCAGGGCTGA